From Verrucomicrobiota bacterium:
AGTTTCCGCGGGATTTTGCCTGTCTGCATTGCTTCCAGGCTAACCCGAGATATCAGCTGGCCACTGCTACCCTACGAGCAAAGGCCAGAACGGACGACAGCCCTTGTTCGAAACGGGAGTTTGTGAAGAACACAATACTTTGGAATAGGATGCTAAATTTTTGCTAATTAGTCTTCTCTTTTCATCTATCGTAGACTGGTTTGCTCGCGTGGGATTTCCTCGGCTTCATGTCAGTATTAGGTCGACTTCGAAACACTCTCACGAGAACCACCCTTACTGGGATCGTAGCTAGTCTTTCAGTGTCCCCTGTTATGGGGGTTATGACGGTTCACTTCGTGGAAGAGTCGGGTGGCCTGCGCGTGAGTTTTTCCGGTTCGCTCGACCTCACAGGTGCCGGGGTTTTTTCGGACGGAATACTTCGAAACACGACTGGGATTTTCACTGCGCAAGGAGTGACTTTGCCGGGGGCTTTTGACTACGACCACGAAGGGCCTTCGATCGGTTCCTCGACATTCCTTACTCCGGATGATGGCCTTGGGACACAGATTTTACCTACCCCAGACAGTAACGTTCTCGGGTTTTACGACGGAGGTCTCTGGTGGTCAGCTGTACATGTGACCGGCGGAACGGAGTTAGAACCGACGGAGCTCACAGCGGATCCCTTCCGTGACACCGTGTTTTTCGGCGGTAAAAGCCTTACCGATATCGGGGCTCAGCCTGGGGACATCGCGGAAGGGACGGTACTCTGGACGGCCAACGTTACTGGCGATACCTTTGTGTTCTCGCGGACCGTTCCGGTTCCTGAACCGTCCTCATTTGCCCTACTCTTTGGCCTTGCTACCTCTCTTGCTCTGCTGAGAAGGCGGTCGAGGCGAGGGTAAGGTTCTTGAGATGTCCTGAGGGAAATTTGTAAGCGATAGCCCCTATTCTTCCGATTCTTGTTTGTATTGTAGGGGGATGTAGTATTAAAACGGGGTTGTTGAGGGGAGGGATCGCCATCCTGAAGCCGTCTCAAACTCTGTGCTCTCAATCTAATCGGGGAGTTCGTTAGGAGCCCAGGAGTTCTAGATAGAATGATAAATTTTTGCTAACCTGTCCCCTCTTTTTATCTATCGTAGACAGGTTCTCCCGCGTGTGATTAGCTCAGCTTCATGTCAGCTTTAGTTGGACTTCGAAATACTCTCA
This genomic window contains:
- a CDS encoding PEP-CTERM sorting domain-containing protein (PEP-CTERM proteins occur, often in large numbers, in the proteomes of bacteria that also encode an exosortase, a predicted intramembrane cysteine proteinase. The presence of a PEP-CTERM domain at a protein's C-terminus predicts cleavage within the sorting domain, followed by covalent anchoring to some some component of the (usually Gram-negative) cell surface. Many PEP-CTERM proteins exhibit an unusual sequence composition that includes large numbers of potential glycosylation sites. Expression of one such protein has been shown restore the ability of a bacterium to form floc, a type of biofilm.); amino-acid sequence: MSVLGRLRNTLTRTTLTGIVASLSVSPVMGVMTVHFVEESGGLRVSFSGSLDLTGAGVFSDGILRNTTGIFTAQGVTLPGAFDYDHEGPSIGSSTFLTPDDGLGTQILPTPDSNVLGFYDGGLWWSAVHVTGGTELEPTELTADPFRDTVFFGGKSLTDIGAQPGDIAEGTVLWTANVTGDTFVFSRTVPVPEPSSFALLFGLATSLALLRRRSRRG